A region of Brevinema andersonii DNA encodes the following proteins:
- a CDS encoding A/G-specific adenine glycosylase — MNPELAKTVGDWFEKNQRAMPWRENPTAYRVWVSEVMLQQTTVATVHGYFSRFMERYPQLSDLALADEHDILVLWAGLGYYGRAKNLLKTARILKEEKNFPHNFELLKKLPGIGDYTAGAIASIAFNLPVPLIDTNVDRVLGRFFALKRSEKFFLKNIHAQAEFLVNQVSKYGIPPKIWNQALMEIGALLCTAKKTLCSECPLRGFCKAQNLSPLDFPGAKPKPQINIKHESVTILEKDNQVVLEKIVSGNRRRGLYDLPHQSTGKKIWEFSYRICNDKVYRTVYKKQLAGELNNNWILVNISDLDLYPLISPAKKIINKIYYVTVKNN; from the coding sequence GTGAATCCGGAACTTGCTAAAACAGTAGGTGACTGGTTTGAAAAAAATCAACGGGCGATGCCTTGGCGTGAAAATCCGACAGCTTATCGTGTCTGGGTGTCAGAAGTTATGCTCCAGCAAACTACTGTGGCGACAGTTCATGGATATTTTTCGCGTTTTATGGAACGGTATCCTCAGCTTAGTGATCTTGCTTTAGCTGATGAGCATGATATTTTAGTTTTGTGGGCAGGATTAGGCTATTACGGCCGGGCAAAGAATTTGCTAAAAACGGCTCGTATTCTCAAAGAAGAAAAAAATTTCCCTCATAATTTCGAATTGCTGAAAAAGTTACCTGGAATTGGCGATTATACGGCAGGTGCTATTGCATCTATTGCGTTTAATTTACCCGTACCGCTTATTGACACTAATGTTGACAGAGTATTGGGCCGATTTTTTGCACTGAAAAGGAGTGAAAAATTTTTCTTGAAAAATATTCATGCTCAAGCAGAATTTTTGGTAAATCAGGTATCGAAATACGGAATTCCTCCTAAAATCTGGAATCAGGCTCTTATGGAAATAGGAGCATTGTTGTGCACGGCAAAAAAAACCTTGTGTTCGGAATGTCCTTTACGTGGATTTTGTAAAGCACAAAATTTATCGCCTTTAGATTTTCCCGGAGCAAAACCTAAACCACAGATCAATATTAAACATGAATCTGTTACTATTTTAGAAAAAGATAATCAAGTTGTTTTAGAAAAGATAGTCTCGGGCAACAGGAGGAGAGGATTATATGATCTGCCCCATCAATCTACAGGTAAGAAAATATGGGAATTTTCTTACAGGATATGCAATGATAAAGTGTATAGAACAGTCTATAAAAAACAATTAGCTGGAGAATTGAATAATAATTGGATACTTGTAAATATTAGTGATCTTGATTTATATCCTTTGATATCGCCAGCAAAAAAAATAATTAATAAAATATATTATGTTACTGTAAAAAATAATTGA
- a CDS encoding tetratricopeptide repeat protein: MEFNRENLASLREEDIAIWGEYADNIKYSDPEFAENIYQKILSLDEEHTTALSIYADFLHENGRFRETKLIYTRLLQLEPENSNLFFRFGAFCVETGEFDLAEKYFMRFFESDALAAERLMDKANELSEQEKFRAAEWYYRFMLRQIPDDPFIFNNYALLLADLGRFVEAEEFFKKAIQSEENYMGACFNYANMLFMLERIDEAEWYYDKCLANDPEDLPVLNNYGSLLIRKAEFHKAEMILKRILGINPADSIALQNYANLLMRDGRYDEALHCANIWITSYPDFAPAYFQYATILVEANLLNEAVDMLRKVLELDPQHAEALALLAVSLSELGEIEESEQLFKQGLVSHSGDPILRFHYAAMLFDNERYEDAERWAKALSESDPENGEALCLLGNIMHAQGKVYAARDLFERSLKKDPSNPEVWLQAAIFYHAIRDYKESEDCFSKALQLSPNDKRILDEKIRCNDEKKS, translated from the coding sequence ATGGAATTTAATCGTGAGAATCTGGCTTCTTTAAGGGAGGAAGATATTGCCATTTGGGGTGAATATGCTGATAATATTAAGTATTCCGACCCGGAATTTGCTGAGAATATTTATCAAAAAATACTCTCTTTGGATGAAGAGCATACGACTGCTTTGTCGATTTATGCGGATTTTCTTCATGAAAATGGACGTTTCCGTGAAACGAAATTAATTTACACTAGATTATTACAGCTCGAGCCAGAAAATTCCAATTTATTTTTTAGGTTTGGTGCTTTTTGTGTGGAAACGGGAGAATTTGATCTTGCTGAAAAATATTTTATGCGTTTTTTTGAATCTGATGCTTTGGCTGCTGAGCGTTTGATGGATAAAGCAAATGAACTCTCAGAACAGGAAAAATTTCGTGCTGCCGAATGGTACTATCGATTTATGCTGCGGCAGATTCCTGATGATCCTTTTATTTTCAATAATTATGCTCTTTTGTTGGCCGATTTGGGGCGCTTTGTCGAAGCTGAAGAGTTTTTTAAAAAAGCTATTCAATCCGAAGAAAACTATATGGGAGCTTGTTTCAATTATGCTAATATGCTTTTTATGCTGGAGCGTATCGACGAAGCTGAATGGTATTATGATAAGTGTTTAGCCAACGATCCTGAAGATCTGCCTGTTCTTAATAATTATGGCTCACTTTTGATCCGTAAAGCAGAATTCCACAAAGCTGAGATGATTTTAAAGCGCATTTTAGGTATTAATCCTGCTGATTCTATAGCTCTGCAAAATTATGCCAATCTGCTCATGCGCGATGGCCGCTATGACGAAGCTCTCCATTGTGCAAATATTTGGATAACTTCTTATCCTGACTTTGCTCCGGCTTATTTTCAATATGCAACGATTTTAGTTGAAGCAAACCTGTTGAATGAGGCGGTTGATATGCTCAGAAAGGTTCTTGAATTGGATCCCCAACATGCTGAGGCATTAGCGTTATTGGCGGTCAGTTTGTCAGAATTGGGAGAGATCGAAGAAAGTGAACAGCTTTTCAAACAAGGATTGGTTTCGCATAGTGGCGATCCGATTTTACGATTCCACTATGCGGCCATGCTTTTTGATAATGAGCGCTACGAAGATGCCGAACGTTGGGCTAAAGCGCTTTCCGAGAGTGATCCTGAAAACGGTGAAGCACTCTGCCTTTTAGGCAATATTATGCATGCTCAGGGTAAAGTTTATGCAGCTCGGGATTTGTTTGAGCGTTCTCTTAAAAAGGATCCATCTAATCCGGAAGTATGGCTTCAAGCGGCTATTTTTTATCATGCGATACGTGATTATAAAGAGTCGGAAGATTGTTTCAGTAAGGCATTGCAGCTTTCACCGAATGACAAGAGAATTTTAGATGAAAAAATACGCTGTAATGATGAGAAAAAATCGTGA
- a CDS encoding YfbR-like 5'-deoxynucleotidase → MIRKSLVLKLCEGFTMQRWNDQLRPAELVEIDKQAHKISLAYFLARAVEQEESINMSNLIESAIFEYFERIVISDIKPPVFHKIKADSEQYKALKLFVKQTMIPYMKGLPDIFIHRFSAWCDQEQQDSLENKILEIAHADATLWEFNLLRHANPDGFGMDEIDKDMDILRRKHADLHQYLRSKLETKHIRQEESDSLFANENYSSYSQLVKMFGQMRFQVRWAQLHRAPKTTVLGHSFYVALLTYLFSIMTDACKKRIYNNFWTAVFHDLPEVFTRDIISPVKSNVSGLGSLIKQIEEEEIEKKFTNLIPEHLRPELFYFIKDEFADCTFDANTNTVVTYAGGIPVEYNHKEFNPRDGSLVRFADQFAAFMEADLALKNGAMDPDFTTAKQRIIDKYDNIKIVGLDLKAFLLDFR, encoded by the coding sequence ATGATAAGAAAAAGTTTAGTTTTGAAGTTGTGTGAAGGATTCACAATGCAACGTTGGAATGACCAACTGCGACCTGCAGAATTAGTAGAGATTGATAAACAAGCCCATAAAATTAGTTTGGCATATTTCTTAGCTAGAGCTGTAGAACAAGAAGAATCTATAAACATGTCAAACCTTATAGAATCAGCTATTTTTGAGTACTTTGAAAGAATTGTTATCTCGGATATTAAACCTCCGGTTTTTCATAAGATCAAAGCAGATAGCGAACAATACAAAGCATTAAAGCTTTTTGTAAAACAAACAATGATTCCTTATATGAAAGGTCTGCCGGATATTTTTATCCATAGATTTTCTGCTTGGTGCGATCAAGAACAGCAAGATTCCCTAGAAAATAAAATTTTAGAAATTGCTCATGCCGATGCTACTTTATGGGAATTTAATTTGCTTCGCCATGCTAATCCTGATGGTTTTGGAATGGACGAAATCGATAAAGATATGGATATTCTCCGCAGAAAACATGCTGATCTACATCAATATTTGCGTTCCAAGCTTGAAACAAAACATATCCGCCAAGAGGAATCTGATTCTTTGTTTGCTAATGAAAATTATTCTTCGTATAGTCAATTGGTTAAGATGTTTGGTCAGATGCGTTTTCAGGTGCGTTGGGCTCAGTTGCACCGCGCCCCTAAAACAACAGTATTAGGTCATTCGTTTTATGTAGCTTTACTTACTTACTTATTTTCGATTATGACAGATGCTTGCAAAAAAAGAATTTATAATAATTTCTGGACTGCTGTTTTCCACGATCTACCGGAAGTTTTCACGCGCGATATTATTTCTCCGGTAAAAAGTAATGTTTCCGGCTTAGGTAGCCTAATTAAGCAAATAGAGGAAGAAGAAATCGAAAAAAAATTTACAAATCTTATTCCAGAACATTTAAGACCGGAACTTTTCTATTTTATTAAGGATGAATTTGCCGACTGTACTTTCGATGCTAATACAAATACAGTGGTTACTTATGCTGGCGGAATTCCTGTCGAATATAATCATAAGGAATTTAATCCTCGCGACGGTTCGTTAGTGCGTTTTGCGGATCAGTTTGCTGCTTTTATGGAGGCTGACCTTGCTCTTAAAAATGGTGCTATGGATCCCGATTTTACGACAGCAAAACAAAGAATTATCGATAAGTACGATAATATCAAAATTGTTGGTTTAGATCTCAAAGCATTTTTGTTGGATTTCAGATGA
- a CDS encoding thioredoxin family protein — protein MAVFDQETTEQLTGILSDMVDPVHIVFFKGNNEKSKETESFLKEFVEFSPKLHLEINNIEGPEAKNWNVKVSPVLWVTTPDYSLKGVGFYGTPGGYEINSFLMSILEVSGKVESLTPQYKEIVDAINKPIEIYVYVSLTCPQCPQAVMNAHRLAVENSYIHAYMVEGPAFKEYAEKYGVQAFPHIIIGEKQAELIGENAKDMNQLILALKEF, from the coding sequence ATGGCTGTGTTTGATCAGGAAACTACCGAACAATTAACCGGCATTCTCAGTGATATGGTTGATCCAGTTCATATTGTTTTCTTTAAAGGCAATAATGAAAAAAGTAAAGAAACAGAATCGTTTTTGAAAGAATTTGTTGAATTTTCGCCTAAGCTTCATCTTGAAATCAACAATATCGAAGGCCCTGAAGCAAAAAATTGGAATGTAAAAGTTTCCCCGGTATTATGGGTTACAACACCCGATTACAGCTTGAAAGGAGTGGGGTTTTACGGCACACCCGGCGGTTATGAAATTAATTCGTTTCTTATGTCTATTTTAGAAGTTTCAGGTAAAGTAGAGTCATTAACTCCCCAATACAAAGAAATTGTTGATGCGATCAATAAGCCGATAGAGATATATGTTTATGTTTCGCTGACTTGTCCTCAATGTCCCCAAGCTGTAATGAATGCGCATCGTTTGGCTGTTGAAAATTCTTATATTCATGCTTACATGGTGGAAGGACCTGCTTTTAAAGAATATGCTGAAAAGTATGGTGTTCAAGCGTTTCCTCATATAATTATTGGAGAAAAACAAGCCGAATTAATCGGTGAAAATGCTAAAGATATGAATCAGTTAATCTTAGCACTTAAAGAATTCTAA
- a CDS encoding NAD(P)/FAD-dependent oxidoreductase: protein MDLNLNLSSFKVSKNMLDPQIVYDVIIIGGGPAGLNAALYASRKKMFTAIITEDIGGQITQSTSIENWLGTKQQKSDVLVNMFYEHVLEYHPVIAKNTKVVSMDVHDEIKKVSCSDGNIYQALSIIIASGKSPRKLGVSKESELTGKGVAYCTTCDGPAFAGKKVAVVGGGNSGVEAALDMLGYANEVVIIQDIDRLSADPVLVDRIIADPRISVEYQAKVLAFEGDSILSGIKILDKVSQEEKIILVDGVFIEIGLVPSSSFAPESLKNPQGEIIIDAFCATNIPGIFACGDVSIVPFKQVVIAAGEGAKAALSAFSYVLNKK from the coding sequence ATGGACTTAAATTTGAATTTATCTTCTTTCAAAGTTTCCAAAAACATGCTCGATCCTCAAATTGTATATGACGTTATTATCATTGGCGGTGGTCCTGCTGGTTTGAATGCGGCATTATATGCATCGCGCAAAAAAATGTTTACAGCAATTATTACGGAAGATATTGGTGGTCAAATTACTCAAAGTACGTCAATAGAAAATTGGTTGGGTACGAAACAGCAAAAGTCTGATGTTTTAGTTAATATGTTTTATGAGCATGTCTTGGAATATCACCCTGTGATTGCAAAAAATACTAAAGTAGTGTCAATGGATGTTCATGATGAAATAAAAAAAGTGTCCTGTTCTGATGGTAATATCTATCAGGCTCTATCAATTATTATAGCATCAGGCAAATCACCTCGCAAACTCGGTGTATCTAAAGAATCTGAATTGACAGGTAAAGGAGTTGCTTATTGTACCACTTGTGATGGTCCGGCGTTTGCCGGGAAAAAAGTCGCTGTTGTCGGCGGGGGTAATTCAGGTGTGGAAGCAGCTTTGGATATGCTTGGCTATGCGAATGAAGTAGTAATTATTCAAGACATTGATCGTTTAAGTGCTGATCCTGTATTAGTTGACAGGATTATTGCTGATCCACGTATTTCTGTTGAGTATCAAGCTAAAGTGTTAGCCTTTGAAGGTGATTCGATTTTATCAGGTATTAAAATTTTGGATAAAGTTTCTCAGGAAGAGAAAATAATTCTGGTTGACGGTGTTTTTATTGAGATTGGATTAGTACCTTCTAGCAGTTTTGCTCCTGAAAGTTTGAAAAATCCTCAAGGCGAAATTATTATTGATGCTTTTTGTGCAACGAATATTCCTGGGATTTTTGCTTGTGGTGATGTTAGTATTGTGCCTTTCAAACAGGTGGTTATTGCAGCAGGAGAGGGTGCAAAAGCTGCATTATCGGCTTTTAGTTATGTTTTAAATAAAAAATAA
- a CDS encoding peroxiredoxin — protein sequence MSLVGKPAPDFTATAALNQEEKEIQLSDYKGKLILFFFYPFDFTYVCPTEIRAFSDKLDEFKKRGVEVIGCSVDSVHSHKAWLRTPREKGGIEHVAYPIVADITKSIARDYGVLMEDKGYALRGSFLIDKDFIVRMEQVYDGPLGRSVEETLRVIDAWIFFEKNGEVCPADWHPGDEAMATSAAGITNFFGKKH from the coding sequence ATGAGTTTAGTTGGAAAACCTGCACCCGATTTTACTGCTACGGCAGCCCTCAATCAGGAGGAAAAAGAAATTCAACTTTCTGATTACAAAGGCAAGTTGATTTTATTCTTTTTTTATCCTTTCGATTTCACATATGTTTGTCCGACGGAAATCCGAGCATTCAGCGATAAACTCGATGAATTCAAAAAGCGAGGCGTTGAAGTTATTGGCTGTTCGGTGGATTCGGTACATTCGCATAAAGCATGGTTGCGTACCCCTAGAGAGAAGGGTGGTATCGAACATGTTGCCTATCCGATTGTTGCGGATATTACCAAATCTATTGCCCGAGATTACGGAGTGCTGATGGAAGATAAGGGTTATGCTTTACGCGGATCTTTTTTGATTGATAAAGATTTTATTGTACGCATGGAACAAGTCTATGATGGTCCTTTAGGACGCTCGGTTGAGGAAACCTTACGTGTTATTGATGCTTGGATATTTTTTGAGAAAAATGGCGAAGTCTGCCCTGCCGATTGGCATCCTGGTGACGAGGCTATGGCTACTTCTGCGGCAGGAATTACAAATTTCTTTGGCAAAAAACATTAA
- a CDS encoding metallophosphoesterase family protein — MKILHTADLHLKDVEQLNVVRTILRTAQENRAELVIIAGDMFDAAAHGRSLEAALLPLWQSFSGTVLVVPGNHDWKFLQNRRELAENVIIAAQVPYSVCELEGIYFVCVPYQEEKSLSDIAVPYFEPAVLITHGTYGSSDSKDYFPILASDLAGRYRYTALGHYHTWFDKWIDGSAVVNPGAPRQTRKSDKGPRYVSLIDTDTWQVERIILPVSFIEQKTVAISVIDSERDIAEKLYRACVMLIDYPWAEIELKVTGSLIFSKYSLSQRVNRWISDLELNQIDVGRITWDLAGLKQISKEIMYSSFARSMIEKISTEFPQELNLLAPFLLERLQSENERLVD; from the coding sequence ATGAAAATTCTGCATACTGCCGATCTCCATCTCAAAGATGTCGAACAGTTGAATGTTGTGCGAACCATACTAAGGACGGCTCAAGAAAACCGTGCAGAGCTTGTTATTATTGCTGGCGATATGTTTGATGCTGCGGCTCATGGACGCAGCCTCGAAGCGGCATTACTGCCTTTGTGGCAAAGTTTTTCTGGAACTGTGTTGGTTGTCCCGGGCAATCATGACTGGAAATTTCTTCAAAACCGTCGGGAACTTGCTGAAAATGTAATTATTGCCGCACAAGTCCCATATTCAGTATGCGAGTTGGAAGGGATTTATTTTGTCTGTGTACCTTATCAAGAAGAAAAATCTCTATCTGATATTGCCGTGCCTTATTTTGAACCGGCTGTTCTTATCACGCATGGAACATACGGCTCTTCTGACAGTAAAGATTATTTTCCTATTCTTGCATCGGATCTGGCAGGACGGTATCGTTATACGGCATTAGGCCATTATCATACTTGGTTTGATAAATGGATCGACGGTTCTGCTGTAGTGAATCCAGGAGCTCCCCGGCAGACCCGGAAAAGTGATAAAGGGCCTCGTTATGTGTCTCTGATTGATACAGATACATGGCAGGTGGAACGTATTATTTTGCCGGTTTCTTTTATCGAGCAAAAAACTGTAGCTATTTCCGTGATTGACAGTGAGCGTGATATTGCGGAAAAGTTATACAGGGCTTGCGTTATGCTTATTGATTATCCTTGGGCAGAAATCGAACTGAAAGTGACAGGTTCATTGATTTTTTCGAAATATTCATTGTCGCAGCGTGTGAATCGTTGGATTAGTGATTTAGAACTCAATCAAATTGATGTTGGTCGAATTACATGGGATTTGGCCGGGCTCAAACAAATCTCTAAAGAAATTATGTATTCATCATTTGCTAGATCGATGATCGAAAAAATATCCACGGAATTTCCTCAGGAACTCAACTTACTGGCCCCGTTTCTTCTCGAAAGGCTCCAAAGCGAAAATGAACGATTAGTTGATTAA
- the uvrC gene encoding excinuclease ABC subunit UvrC, protein MKNSQTITKEVFGVFTPYERANIPELPGVYIYKNAQGDILYIGKAKNLNKRVSSYFSKKPIYLKTFLLVEQIKLIDIIVVENEREALLLEATLIKKHMPRFNINFKDGKFYPYIKAMIKEKFPRLIMTRSHIDDGNLYFGPYTSAGAVRTNLEVLQKIFKLRTCRTLPKKECMEYHIGRCSAPCINKIDEKEYLESFEGALKFLSGNKQDLIESLQEKMKNAARELLFEKAQIYKEQLDAIYALDEKQHIYLSDGGNLDIIGISSKNGHYSITVSLIRNGKLTGKLGFTAHTLNKNIVLNDPSLILEEFIANRYSEEEVTPYGIIVNKDFTEAAQQLTEWFAENEISLTVRPPENDHENTLLKLAEKNATIHLEQQLSEPDMLEALHLLQKELNLKNMPGSIEGFDIAKWDGMLASGVSVHFKAGEPDKKQYRFFNIKARNQQDDYIAMKEIISRRLKQLLEENKSLPQLLVVDGGNGQLNAGLEALKELSITNVDILALAKKEEEIFLPGKKQSIILPKNSVALHVLQRVRDEAHRFSQYQLHRRYQKKLME, encoded by the coding sequence ATGAAAAATTCACAAACAATCACAAAAGAAGTCTTCGGGGTATTCACACCCTACGAACGTGCCAACATTCCCGAACTTCCGGGGGTTTATATCTACAAAAACGCACAAGGTGATATTTTATACATAGGAAAGGCGAAAAATCTTAATAAACGCGTATCTTCGTATTTTTCGAAGAAACCTATTTATTTGAAAACTTTTTTACTAGTCGAACAAATCAAACTGATTGATATTATTGTAGTTGAGAACGAACGTGAAGCCTTATTGTTAGAAGCTACATTGATCAAAAAACACATGCCACGTTTCAATATCAACTTCAAAGACGGAAAATTCTATCCTTATATCAAAGCTATGATAAAGGAAAAATTTCCACGCTTGATTATGACACGATCACACATCGACGACGGAAATTTATATTTCGGTCCGTACACTAGTGCCGGCGCTGTAAGAACTAATTTAGAAGTTCTTCAAAAAATTTTCAAACTTCGGACATGCCGAACTCTACCCAAAAAAGAATGTATGGAATACCACATTGGACGGTGTTCGGCACCATGTATCAACAAAATTGATGAAAAAGAATATTTGGAATCCTTTGAAGGAGCATTGAAATTCTTATCGGGAAACAAGCAGGACTTGATTGAGTCGCTTCAAGAAAAAATGAAAAATGCTGCCCGGGAATTATTATTTGAAAAAGCTCAAATTTACAAAGAGCAGCTTGATGCTATTTATGCTTTGGATGAAAAACAACATATTTATCTCAGTGATGGCGGCAATTTGGATATTATAGGTATCAGCAGCAAAAACGGACATTATAGTATTACGGTTTCGCTGATCAGGAACGGTAAATTAACAGGAAAGTTAGGATTTACAGCACATACGCTCAATAAAAATATTGTTTTGAATGATCCATCGTTGATTCTTGAAGAATTCATCGCTAATAGATATTCCGAAGAAGAAGTCACTCCCTACGGAATTATTGTTAACAAGGATTTCACAGAGGCAGCTCAGCAATTGACCGAATGGTTTGCAGAAAATGAAATATCATTAACCGTTCGGCCTCCCGAAAACGACCATGAAAATACACTGCTCAAGCTAGCAGAAAAAAATGCTACTATTCACTTAGAACAACAGCTTTCCGAACCTGATATGCTGGAAGCATTGCATTTACTGCAAAAGGAACTGAATCTTAAAAATATGCCAGGATCGATAGAAGGTTTCGACATTGCAAAATGGGACGGCATGCTGGCTAGTGGAGTTTCGGTGCACTTTAAGGCAGGTGAACCTGATAAAAAACAATATAGATTTTTTAATATTAAAGCACGCAATCAACAAGATGATTATATCGCAATGAAAGAAATCATTTCACGTAGATTGAAACAGCTGCTTGAAGAAAATAAATCATTACCGCAGCTCCTAGTAGTTGATGGCGGTAACGGGCAGCTTAACGCAGGCCTTGAAGCATTGAAAGAGTTATCAATTACAAATGTGGATATTCTCGCACTGGCCAAGAAAGAAGAAGAAATTTTTCTTCCTGGCAAAAAACAAAGTATTATCCTTCCAAAAAATTCTGTAGCTCTGCATGTACTGCAAAGAGTACGCGATGAAGCTCATAGATTTTCGCAATATCAATTGCATAGACGTTATCAAAAAAAACTCATGGAATAA
- a CDS encoding copper homeostasis protein CutC, whose product MKLLREACVENFDQGYHAFQEGADRIELCDNLAVGGTTPSYATIASAREFIFIPSAVIIRARGGNFEYSDIEKNIMLQDAQVAHDLGIAGLVVGALKNSELDIEFLQQCRDIAKNCEIVCHMAFDDTKNLSESLSTLIKLGYDRVLTKGGSGKASENIPVLKQLVQQAGNKITILVGGGVAKDNYLDLARETGAIEFHGRKII is encoded by the coding sequence ATGAAGTTGCTTAGAGAAGCTTGTGTCGAAAACTTCGATCAAGGATATCATGCTTTCCAGGAAGGGGCGGATCGTATAGAATTATGTGATAACTTAGCTGTTGGAGGTACTACACCTTCATATGCCACAATAGCATCTGCTCGAGAGTTTATTTTTATTCCTTCAGCGGTTATTATCAGAGCGCGTGGTGGAAATTTCGAGTATTCTGATATTGAAAAAAATATTATGCTTCAAGATGCTCAAGTGGCTCATGATTTGGGAATTGCTGGACTAGTTGTTGGAGCGCTTAAGAATTCTGAACTTGATATTGAATTTCTGCAGCAATGCCGTGATATTGCTAAGAATTGTGAAATTGTATGTCATATGGCGTTTGATGATACCAAAAATCTCAGTGAAAGTTTAAGTACTTTAATAAAGCTTGGTTATGATAGAGTCCTCACAAAAGGAGGATCCGGTAAGGCATCGGAAAATATTCCTGTACTTAAGCAGCTTGTCCAGCAAGCTGGTAATAAAATAACTATCCTTGTTGGAGGTGGCGTTGCCAAAGATAATTATCTTGATTTAGCGCGTGAAACAGGAGCAATTGAGTTTCACGGTAGGAAAATTATATAA
- a CDS encoding alpha-2,3-sialyltransferase: MFLPAVIIAGNDSSIGQINYKRLPKTFDPFRVNNFYFEKNVILTL, translated from the coding sequence ATCTTCTTACCGGCTGTAATTATAGCTGGTAATGATTCTTCTATTGGTCAAATTAATTATAAAAGATTGCCCAAAACATTTGATCCTTTTAGGGTAAATAATTTTTATTTTGAGAAAAATGTTATCTTGACTCTATAG
- the rpsI gene encoding 30S ribosomal protein S9, producing the protein MPIRQKDNKVYATGRRKTSVARVFITPNGTGNFTVNKKSPQNYFPVFFRNQIFEIFQLTNTVDQLDIYCTVKGGGVNGQAEAVRHGLARALNLLDRDKFRPILKAHGFLTRDDRMVERKKYGLRKSRKKEQYSKR; encoded by the coding sequence ATGCCAATAAGACAAAAAGATAACAAAGTATACGCTACAGGTCGTCGTAAAACTAGCGTTGCTAGAGTTTTCATCACTCCTAATGGAACAGGAAATTTTACCGTTAATAAAAAATCACCTCAAAATTATTTTCCAGTATTTTTTAGAAATCAAATATTTGAGATATTTCAACTTACTAATACTGTAGATCAATTAGATATTTATTGTACTGTTAAAGGTGGTGGCGTTAATGGACAAGCAGAAGCTGTACGTCATGGATTAGCTAGGGCATTAAATTTATTAGATCGTGATAAATTTCGACCTATTCTTAAAGCTCATGGATTTTTAACTCGTGATGATAGAATGGTGGAAAGGAAAAAATATGGATTAAGAAAGTCTCGTAAAAAAGAACAGTATTCGAAACGTTAA
- the rplM gene encoding 50S ribosomal protein L13, whose protein sequence is MRTEYTKAPEISRKWFVIDAKGQSLGRIASEAAFILQGKHKPSYTPHLDDGDFVVVINAYDFILTGRKASTKVYRHHTGFPGGLKEVKHSLMMQKKPWFPLEKAVKAMLPKNKLARRMIKKLILVEGSEFKNSHSNMIIQYKI, encoded by the coding sequence TTGCGTACTGAATATACAAAAGCACCAGAAATTTCACGCAAATGGTTTGTTATTGATGCTAAAGGTCAAAGTTTAGGTCGTATTGCCTCAGAAGCTGCATTCATTTTACAGGGTAAGCATAAACCCTCTTATACTCCTCATCTTGATGATGGAGATTTTGTGGTTGTAATAAATGCTTATGATTTTATTTTGACAGGCAGAAAAGCTTCTACTAAAGTTTATAGGCATCATACAGGATTTCCTGGTGGATTAAAAGAGGTAAAACATTCGCTTATGATGCAAAAAAAACCATGGTTTCCTCTGGAAAAAGCTGTAAAAGCGATGCTACCAAAAAATAAGTTAGCACGCCGTATGATTAAAAAACTTATTTTAGTAGAAGGATCTGAATTTAAAAATTCTCATAGCAATATGATTATACAATATAAGATTTAA